The following coding sequences are from one Pseudonocardia sp. HH130630-07 window:
- a CDS encoding SLC13 family permease — translation MSPEVIALIVFALVFAISAIRNVHMGALALVAAFVVGIGVVGESLDDILGDFPVDALLILLGITYLFGMARETGTIDWLVDRSVRLVGDRVALLPWAMWLIGTAVACLGTSHAAFAVVPITMSLATTHRISPTLMGIAMSSAIVGGALAPTSINGITVGTVARTAGIPYDAGLMFFLSVGVNALVVLVAFLMFGGPELVRRSRRGAATDPSDGPVPGGGGVATAERTHTEPAPALTGLQIGVLATLVLLVVGFFTLTVLEVDVNLGVVALTLAVGLSLWNPEVGRRAVAKVDWGTILLLGGILTYVGVLTRLGAIDQLGELARSVNVPLVAAIVLCVIAGLVSAFASTIGILGALIPLAVPLLVVGGGLETTGFIYALAISASLVDCAPFSTTGATIVASAAEPERPRLSNRLTVWGFSMVLIGPAFTILTMVVPFLLLG, via the coding sequence ATGAGCCCCGAGGTCATCGCGCTGATCGTGTTCGCGCTGGTCTTCGCCATCTCGGCGATCCGCAACGTGCACATGGGGGCGCTCGCGCTGGTGGCGGCGTTCGTCGTCGGCATCGGGGTGGTCGGGGAGAGCCTGGACGACATCCTGGGCGACTTCCCGGTCGACGCACTGCTGATCCTGCTGGGCATCACCTACCTGTTCGGGATGGCCCGGGAGACCGGGACGATCGACTGGCTGGTCGACCGCTCGGTGCGGCTGGTCGGCGACCGGGTCGCGCTGCTGCCCTGGGCGATGTGGCTGATCGGCACCGCCGTGGCCTGCCTGGGCACCTCGCACGCCGCGTTCGCGGTCGTGCCGATCACGATGTCGCTGGCCACCACGCACCGGATCAGCCCCACGCTGATGGGCATCGCGATGAGCTCCGCGATCGTCGGTGGCGCGCTGGCGCCGACCAGCATCAACGGCATCACCGTCGGCACGGTCGCCCGCACCGCCGGGATCCCCTACGACGCCGGGCTGATGTTCTTCCTCTCGGTCGGAGTGAACGCCCTGGTCGTGCTCGTCGCCTTCCTCATGTTCGGCGGGCCGGAGCTGGTGCGCCGCTCGCGCCGCGGCGCCGCGACCGACCCGTCCGACGGCCCGGTCCCGGGTGGCGGCGGTGTCGCGACGGCCGAGCGGACCCACACCGAGCCGGCGCCGGCGCTGACCGGCCTGCAGATCGGTGTGCTCGCCACGCTCGTCCTGCTCGTCGTCGGGTTCTTCACGCTCACCGTGCTCGAGGTCGACGTGAACCTCGGCGTCGTCGCGCTGACCCTCGCGGTCGGGCTGTCGCTGTGGAACCCGGAGGTCGGCCGCCGCGCGGTGGCCAAGGTCGACTGGGGCACGATCCTGCTGCTGGGCGGCATCCTCACCTACGTCGGCGTGCTCACCCGGCTCGGTGCGATCGACCAGCTCGGCGAGCTGGCCCGGTCGGTGAACGTCCCGCTGGTCGCCGCGATCGTGCTCTGCGTGATCGCCGGGCTGGTGTCGGCGTTCGCCTCGACGATCGGCATCCTCGGGGCCCTCATCCCGCTCGCGGTGCCGCTGCTGGTCGTCGGCGGCGGGCTGGAGACGACGGGCTTCATCTACGCGCTCGCGATCTCGGCCTCCCTGGTGGACTGCGCGCCGTTCTCCACCACCGGCGCGACGATCGTCGCCTCGGCGGCGGAGCCGGAACGGCCGCGGCTGTCGAACCGGTTGACGGTGTGGGGGTTCTCGATGGTCCTCATCGGTCCGGCCTTCACCATCCTCACGATGGTGGTGCCGTTCCTGCTGCTGGGCTGA
- a CDS encoding homoserine dehydrogenase has translation MIHPHPARAHVPVRIALTGANGGYGRTLLAQLRRTPELVPAVLVDPDAAGLDRTLAELGLDRDRLTVLPDAAGVAWADVDVLVEATGRIDVGTACAAAALDHGVHVVMVSKEVDTVAGIALAERARAAGRAYLPADGDQPANLIRLVDWVSATGLEIVAIGKAGEYDLVLDPVAGTVEQNGSVFPAPALAGLLDLGPDVRATLAARADAVAALKRSAAADLCEMTVVATRTGAVPDREDLHYPVARIAELADVYAAREHGGVRSRDGVVDVFSALRLPGEASVAGGVFAVVRTDDPVTWEMLRGKGHVVSRDGRYACLYWPYHAMGAETPLTIHAAVDGAGPAPQPRPTTVLAARTAGDLDPGTEFTVAGHHHEIAGVAPVMVAAEPGVAPYYLLAGARLNRAVGAGELVRVGDLDGADPGALAAHRVAEAAMTGAGVPA, from the coding sequence GTGATCCATCCCCATCCCGCCCGGGCCCACGTGCCCGTCCGGATCGCGCTGACCGGGGCGAACGGCGGCTACGGCCGCACGTTGCTCGCCCAGCTGCGCCGGACCCCGGAGCTGGTGCCGGCCGTGCTCGTCGACCCGGACGCCGCCGGGCTGGACCGCACGCTCGCCGAGCTGGGGCTCGACCGGGACCGGCTCACCGTGCTCCCCGACGCCGCCGGCGTGGCCTGGGCCGACGTCGACGTGCTCGTCGAGGCGACCGGCCGGATCGACGTCGGCACCGCGTGCGCCGCTGCCGCGCTCGACCACGGCGTGCACGTGGTCATGGTCTCCAAGGAGGTCGACACGGTCGCCGGGATCGCGCTCGCCGAGCGGGCCCGGGCGGCCGGACGCGCCTACCTGCCGGCCGACGGCGACCAGCCGGCCAACCTGATCCGGCTCGTCGACTGGGTGTCGGCGACCGGCCTGGAGATCGTCGCGATCGGCAAGGCTGGGGAGTACGACCTGGTGCTCGACCCGGTCGCGGGCACCGTCGAGCAGAACGGCTCGGTCTTCCCGGCGCCCGCGCTGGCCGGCCTGCTGGACCTCGGCCCCGACGTCCGCGCCACGCTGGCGGCCCGCGCCGACGCCGTCGCCGCCCTGAAGCGCTCGGCCGCGGCCGACCTGTGCGAGATGACGGTCGTCGCCACCCGCACCGGGGCCGTGCCGGACCGTGAGGACCTGCACTACCCGGTCGCCCGGATCGCGGAGCTGGCCGACGTCTACGCCGCGCGCGAGCACGGCGGCGTCCGGTCCCGCGACGGCGTGGTCGACGTCTTCTCGGCGCTGCGGCTGCCGGGCGAGGCGAGCGTCGCGGGCGGGGTGTTCGCCGTCGTCCGCACCGACGACCCGGTGACCTGGGAGATGTTGCGCGGCAAGGGGCACGTCGTGAGCCGCGACGGCCGCTACGCCTGCCTGTACTGGCCCTACCACGCGATGGGCGCGGAGACGCCGCTGACGATCCACGCCGCCGTCGACGGGGCGGGCCCCGCGCCGCAGCCCCGTCCGACGACGGTGCTGGCCGCCCGCACCGCCGGTGACCTGGATCCGGGGACGGAGTTCACCGTCGCCGGGCACCACCACGAGATCGCCGGGGTCGCCCCGGTGATGGTCGCCGCGGAGCCCGGCGTCGCGCCGTACTACCTGCTGGCCGGCGCCCGGCTGAACCGGGCCGTCGGAGCCGGTGAGCTGGTGCGCGTCGGCGATCTCGACGGTGCCGACCCCGGTGCGCTCGCGGCGCACCGCGTCGCCGAGGCCGCCATGACCGGGGCGGGGGTGCCGGCATGA
- a CDS encoding class II aldolase/adducin family protein encodes MSPVDELLAAGARVVADGLSPGTSGNISVRDGDRVLVSGSGTSLGGLGPGDVAVLDLDGHHLGGARPSKEWPLHLAFYARDAAHRAVVHVHSPYAVAASCLEPWSEASAVPPLTPYYVMRVGQAPLLPYRPPGDPALGDDLAACPWELRAALLANHGSVLAGRDAAEACERAVELEEACRITLLTTGLPRRELTPEATRHLAARWSSPWGGRTRVGSSAGPSER; translated from the coding sequence GTGAGCCCGGTCGACGAGCTGCTGGCCGCCGGGGCCCGGGTGGTCGCCGACGGCCTCAGCCCCGGTACCAGCGGGAACATCAGCGTCCGCGACGGCGACCGCGTCCTGGTCAGCGGATCCGGCACCTCGCTGGGCGGGCTCGGCCCCGGCGACGTCGCCGTGCTGGACCTCGACGGGCACCACCTCGGCGGGGCCCGGCCGTCCAAGGAGTGGCCGCTGCACCTGGCGTTCTACGCCCGCGACGCCGCGCACCGGGCCGTCGTGCACGTCCACTCCCCCTACGCCGTGGCCGCGTCCTGCCTGGAACCGTGGTCGGAGGCGAGTGCGGTGCCGCCGCTGACGCCGTACTACGTGATGCGGGTCGGGCAGGCGCCGTTGCTGCCCTACCGGCCGCCCGGCGACCCGGCTCTCGGCGACGACCTCGCCGCCTGCCCGTGGGAGCTGCGCGCAGCACTGCTCGCCAACCACGGTTCCGTGCTGGCCGGCCGGGACGCCGCGGAGGCCTGCGAGCGGGCGGTGGAGCTGGAGGAGGCCTGCCGGATCACCCTGCTCACCACCGGGCTGCCGCGCCGTGAGCTCACCCCGGAGGCCACCCGCCACCTCGCCGCACGCTGGTCCAGCCCGTGGGGCGGGCGCACTAGAGTCGGGTCCTCAGCCGGACCGTCGGAGAGGTGA
- the otnK gene encoding 3-oxo-tetronate kinase: MLGAVADDFTGATDLAIMLRRNGHRVAVVIEEHDPGPAVRAGLDAVVVALKSRTAPVAEAVAASERAVDRLRDWGADRLYVKYCSTFDSTDRGNIGPVLDAVADRAGATTVVVAPALPANGRTVYQGHLFVGAELLENSPMRHHPLTPMTRSRVAELLAPQTPHAVEEIGLATVRRGPDAVRTALADSAGRYVVVDTVDDDDLRTLGAAVADAPVVSGGSGLALGLPDPGTPADDWRPAAPGTLRLTLCGSASAATRRQVADAARTAPTLRVDPAAAVRDPGAEIARLIGWVREQPAGSAPVVYATAGPDDLVSEVDGAPVAPAVETVLAGTGRELVADGTVSRLLVAGGETSGAVVRALGVGLLRIGPEIAPGICWTAAETAGGRAVTLALKSGNFGPDDLFTSAWEVLA, from the coding sequence ATGCTCGGAGCCGTCGCCGACGACTTCACCGGTGCCACGGATCTGGCGATCATGCTGCGCCGCAACGGTCACCGGGTGGCCGTCGTGATCGAGGAGCACGATCCCGGGCCGGCCGTGCGCGCGGGGCTCGACGCCGTCGTGGTGGCGTTGAAGTCCCGGACCGCGCCGGTCGCCGAGGCCGTCGCCGCGTCGGAGCGGGCGGTGGACCGGCTGCGGGACTGGGGCGCCGACCGGCTCTACGTCAAGTACTGCTCGACCTTCGACTCCACCGACCGCGGCAACATCGGCCCGGTGCTCGACGCCGTCGCCGACCGGGCCGGGGCCACGACGGTGGTCGTCGCCCCGGCACTGCCCGCGAACGGCCGGACCGTCTACCAGGGGCACCTGTTCGTCGGGGCGGAGCTGCTCGAGAACTCCCCCATGCGCCACCATCCGCTGACCCCGATGACCCGGTCCCGGGTCGCCGAGCTGCTGGCCCCGCAGACCCCGCACGCCGTCGAGGAGATCGGGCTCGCCACCGTGCGCCGCGGACCGGACGCGGTGCGCACCGCGCTGGCGGACTCCGCGGGGCGCTACGTCGTCGTCGACACGGTGGACGACGACGACCTGCGGACACTCGGCGCCGCCGTCGCCGACGCCCCGGTCGTCAGCGGGGGGTCCGGGCTCGCGCTGGGGCTGCCGGATCCCGGGACCCCGGCCGACGACTGGCGCCCCGCCGCTCCCGGCACGCTCCGGCTGACGCTGTGCGGCAGCGCATCGGCCGCCACCCGCCGCCAGGTGGCCGACGCCGCACGCACCGCACCGACGCTGCGGGTCGACCCGGCCGCCGCGGTGCGGGACCCCGGCGCCGAGATCGCGCGCCTGATCGGCTGGGTGCGGGAGCAGCCCGCCGGTTCCGCACCGGTCGTGTACGCGACGGCCGGGCCGGACGATCTCGTCAGCGAGGTCGACGGGGCGCCGGTCGCGCCCGCCGTGGAGACGGTGCTCGCGGGCACCGGGCGGGAGCTGGTCGCCGACGGCACGGTCTCGCGGCTGCTCGTCGCGGGCGGGGAGACCAGCGGTGCCGTGGTCCGGGCGCTCGGCGTCGGCCTGCTGCGGATCGGGCCGGAGATCGCCCCGGGGATCTGCTGGACGGCGGCGGAGACCGCCGGCGGCCGGGCGGTCACCCTCGCCCTCAAGAGCGGGAACTTCGGCCCGGACGACCTGTTCACCTCGGCCTGGGAGGTGCTCGCGTGA
- a CDS encoding YciI family protein, whose translation MPTFAVIYTYTSDHERRFAARDEHRSYLAGRPELLVAGAWAPDEPAGGLLVFRAADRAAVQAVLDDDPYAAAGVIADVQIREWAPPLGPVAGALTGDS comes from the coding sequence GTGCCGACCTTTGCCGTGATCTACACCTACACCTCCGACCACGAGCGGCGGTTCGCCGCGCGGGACGAGCACCGCAGCTATCTCGCCGGGCGCCCGGAGCTGCTCGTCGCCGGGGCCTGGGCGCCGGACGAGCCGGCGGGCGGGCTGCTGGTGTTCCGCGCCGCCGACCGTGCCGCCGTGCAGGCCGTGCTGGACGACGACCCCTACGCCGCCGCCGGGGTGATCGCCGACGTGCAGATCCGGGAGTGGGCCCCGCCGCTCGGCCCGGTCGCCGGGGCCCTCACCGGGGACTCCTGA
- a CDS encoding DeoR/GlpR family DNA-binding transcription regulator has translation MASPPLIPEQRRQEILRLLRRSQVLSYNQLTEQLGVSHMTVRRDVEALTKQGAVESTPGGARLASRLLREPDRAEKAVAERPEKEAMAVAAAAMVTDGMTVYLDAGTTVQAMRPHLGHLHDLTVVSNDLATVTDFLDLPGVDLICLGGRVERENRSTAGRLATLALRELSLDLAFLSSSSWDLGHGVTTPVEAKVDVKRAALAAAGSSVLVAGSSKYGRFARYRVLRLDEIDTVITDDGLDDEAAAGIEAGGAGLVRVRPHGG, from the coding sequence ATGGCGAGCCCGCCCCTGATCCCCGAGCAGCGCAGGCAGGAGATCCTGCGGTTGCTCCGCCGGTCACAGGTCCTGAGCTACAACCAGCTGACCGAGCAGCTCGGGGTCAGTCACATGACCGTGCGGCGCGACGTCGAGGCGCTGACCAAGCAGGGTGCCGTCGAGTCGACGCCCGGCGGGGCGCGGCTGGCGAGCCGGCTGCTGCGCGAGCCGGACCGCGCCGAGAAGGCGGTGGCCGAGCGCCCGGAGAAGGAGGCGATGGCCGTCGCCGCGGCCGCCATGGTCACCGACGGCATGACCGTCTACCTCGACGCGGGCACCACCGTCCAGGCCATGCGCCCGCACCTCGGGCACCTGCACGACCTGACGGTGGTCAGCAACGACCTGGCGACCGTGACCGACTTCCTCGACCTCCCCGGCGTCGACCTGATCTGCCTGGGCGGGCGGGTCGAGCGGGAGAACCGGTCCACCGCGGGTCGGCTCGCGACCCTCGCGCTGCGCGAGCTGTCGCTCGACCTGGCGTTCCTGTCGTCCAGCTCGTGGGACCTCGGGCACGGGGTCACCACGCCGGTCGAGGCCAAGGTGGACGTCAAGCGCGCCGCGCTCGCCGCGGCGGGCTCGTCCGTGCTGGTCGCGGGGAGCAGCAAGTACGGGCGGTTCGCCCGCTACCGGGTGCTGCGGCTGGACGAGATCGACACCGTGATCACCGACGACGGTCTCGACGACGAGGCCGCCGCCGGGATCGAGGCCGGCGGGGCCGGACTCGTCCGGGTCCGGCCGCACGGCGGGTGA